The Streptomyces sp. NBC_00659 genomic interval ACAAGTCGATCCGCGACACCTGCGACCGCGTGCTGTGGCTGGAGCACGGCGAGCTGCGCATGGACGGCCCGACCGCGGACGTCCTCAAGGAGTACGAGAAGTTCACGGGCAAGTAGCCCGATTCGCCCAGGACAGGATCAGGGCCCCGCCGGAACTCTCCGGCGGGGCCCTGCGTCTGCAAAGGAAACGTCAACTCCCGTCGGCGCGAGGAATCTTGACGCCAATCGGTGTGTTGTTGTGATGTGCAGGACACCCCGGCGGAGTGTGCCGCGTTGTACAACGTAAGCTGTACCGGTGCTGAAACGCGTCAAGTAGGGCGATAATACGCGACACCTGGCACCGTCACGCCGAGCGGATCTTCGGGCGGCGTGTCCGAAATGGGCAGTGTTGGGTCGGCAGTGTAGAACGGGAGATGTGACGGCAATGGCTACGGTGACCCTCCAGCTCCGCGATGCGTGTGCCGTCCTCGCGCCGGGCGGCGAGCGGTGACCCAAGCCGGGACGGCCCGCACCGGCGATCCGGAGCGCGGCACCCTCGACAAAGCCGCGGACGAGAACTTCCCCGTGGCCCCGTTCTTCCTGCCCAGGGCCTGGCGCGACGACCTGATGGCCGTCTACGGCTTCGCCCGCCTCGTGGACGACATCGGTGACGGCGATCTCGCCCCCGGCGGCGCCGACGCCCGTCTCCTCGGCGTGCCGGCCGCGGACGCCGACGACCGTCTGGTCCTGCTCGACGCACTCGAAGCCGATCTTCACCGCGTGTTCGACTCGACCCCGAGCCACCCCCTGCTGCGCCGGCTGCGCCCCACGGTCCACCGCGCGGGTCTGACCCCCGAGCCCTTCCTCGGCCTGATCGCGGCCAACCGCCAGGACCAGCTCGTCAAGCGGTACGAGACCTACGACGATCTGCTCGCCTACTGTGAACTCTCCGCGAACCCCGTCGGCCGTCTGGTCCTCTCCGTCACCGGAACGTCCACGCCCGAGCGGATCCGCCGCTCCGACGCGGTGTGCACGGCGCTCCAGATCGTCGAGCACCTCCAGGACGTGGCCGAGGACCTCGGCCGCGACCGCGTCTACCTGCCCGCCGAGGACATGAAGCGCTTTCACGTCGTCGAAGCGGATCTCGCCGTCCCCACAGCAGGCGCATCGGTGCGAGCACTGGTTGCATACGAAGCAGAACGCGCCTTGAACCTCCTGAATGAAGGCACCCCCCTCGTGGGTAGCGTCCACGGCAGGCTGAAACTGCTGCTCGCGGGGTTCGTCGCGGGGGGGAAGGCGGCGATCGGCGCGATCGCCGCCGCCGAATACGACGTACTTCCCGGCCCGCCCAAGCCCGGCAAGCTCCAGCTGCTGCGCGAGGTGGGAGTGACTCTGCGAGGAGAGGGGTGATCCGGACCGTGGAGTCGGAACAGCGCGTGTCCGCACCGGTACTCGCCGCGTACAGCTACTGCGAGGCGGTGACCGGTCAGCAGGCTCGTAATTTCGCGTACGGCATCAGGCTTCTGCCGACGTCCAAGCGCCGCGCGATGTCGGCGCTCTACGCGTTCTCCCGGCGCGTCGACGACATCGGCGACGGCACGCTGGCACCGGACGTGAAGGCGTCGCGCCTGGAGGAGACCCGGGCGCTGCTCGCCCGCGTCCGGGCGGGCGACGTCGCCGAGGACGACACCGACCCGGTCGCGGTCGCCCTCAGCCACACCGCCGGGTACTTCCCGGTGCCCCTCGGGGGCCTGGACGAGCTCATCGACGGCGTGCTGATGGACGTGCGCGGTGAGACGTACGAGACCTGGGACGACCTGAAGGTCTACTGCCGGTGCGTGGCCGGAGCGATCGGGCGGCTCTCGCTCGGGGTCTTCGGCACCGAGCCGGGGGCGCGTGGCGCGGAGCGCGCGCCGGAGTACGCCGACACGCTCGGGCTCGCGCTCCAGCTCACGAACATCCTGCGGGACGTCCGCGAGGACGCCGAGGGCGGGCGCACCTATCTGCCCGCCGACGACCTGGCCAAGTTCGGCTGCTCGGCCGGGTTCGCCGGGCCGACTCCACCGCCGGGCTCGGACTTCGCGGGTCTCGTGCACTTCGAGGTACGGCGGGCGCGTGCCCTCTTCGCGGAGGGCTACCGACTGCTGCCCATGCTGGACCGGCGCAGCGGCGCCTGTGTCGCGGCCATGGCGGGCATCTACCGGCGTCTTCTCGACCGCATCGAGCGCGAGCCGGAGGCCGTGCTGCGCGGCCGGGTGTCCCTGCCGGGACGCGAGAAGGCGTACGTCGCCGTGCGCGGCCTCTCCGGCCTCGATGCCCGGCACGTCTCCCGCCGTACGGTCCGGAGGCGTGTCTGATGGGCACCAGGGGCCGCGGTGACGCGGCCGGCGAAAAGCGGCAGGCAACCCTCCGGAGCCGGGTGGCGTCCCTGACTGCAACGGCCTGCCGTGGAGCGTTCGACGACCCCGGCGCGGTCGCAGGGGAGGGTGCGTCATGAGCGAGGTCGAGTCCACGGACGACTCCGGCCGGACCACCGCCGTGGTGATCGGCGGAGGGCTCGCCGGGATCACCGCCGCGCTCGCGCTGGCCGACGCCGGGCTCCGGGTGACCCTGCTCGAAGGCAGGCCGCGCCTCGGCGGTCTCGCGTTCTCCTTCCAGCGCGGCGAACTCACCGTGGACAACGGACAGCATGTCTTCCTGCGCTGCTGCACCGCCTACCGCTGGTTCCTCGACCGCGTCGACGGGACCGCGCTCGCGCCTCTGCAGGATCGTCTCGACGTGCCCGTTCTCGACGCGGAGGCACCGCCGGGACGACGGCTCGGCAGAATCGGCCGGAGCGCGCTGCCCGTACCGCTGCACCTCGCGCGCAGCCTCGCGACCTATCAGCACCTCTCGCTCGCCGAGCGTGCCAAGGTCGGCCGTGCCGCGCTCGCGCTCAAGGGGCTGGACCTCAAGGATCCGGCGCTCGACGCGCAGAACTTCGGCGACTGGCTCGCCGGGCACGGTCAGTCGCGACGTGCCGTCGAAGCACTGTGGGACCTCGTGGGGGTCGCCACCCTCAACGCGGTGGCCCAGGACTCCTCGCTCGGGCTCGCCGCGATGGTGTTCAAGACGGGTCTGCTGTCCGACCCGGGCGCGGCCGACATCGGCTGGGCGCGCGTCCCGCTGGGCGAACTGCATGACACCCTGGCCCGCAAGGCGCTCGACTCCGCGGGCGTACGTACCGAGATCCGTACACGCGTCACCTCCGTCTCCCCTTACGAGAACGGCCGTTGGAGCGTTCAGGTTCCCGGCGAGCGCATCGATGCCGACACCGTCGTCCTCGCCGTACCCCAGCGCGAGGCCCACGAGCTCCTGCCCGAGGGAGCGCTCGACGCCCCCGAGCGCCTTCTGGACATCGGCACCGCGCCGATCCTCAACGTCCACGTCGTCTACGACCGCAAGGTCCTCACCGCGCCCTTCTTCGCGGCCCTGGGCTCCCCGGTGCAGTGGGTCTTCGACCGCACCGAGGCCTCCGGGCTCCGGGAGGGGCAGTACCTGGCGCTGTCGCAGTCGGCCGCCCAGGACGAGATCGACGAGCCCGTCGCCGTGCTCCGGGAGCGGTATCTGCCGGAGCTGGAGCGGCTGCTGCCCGGTGCGCGCGGCGCCGGGGTGAAGGACTTCTTCGTGACCCGGGAGCGCACCGCGACGTTCGCTCCCGCCCCGGGCGTCGGGCTGCTGCGGCCCGGTGCCCGTACCAAGGCTCCCGGCCTGTACCTGGCCGGAGCGTGGACCGCCACAGGGTGGCCCGCGACCATGGAGAGTGCGGTTCGCAGTGGAGTCGGTGCGGCTGAGGCCGCGCTGGGCGCCCTGGGCCGGCCCCGCGACCACCTCCTCGGACTCTTCGAGGAGGCGGCATGACGCTCGACCGGAGCATGGCAGGTCCCCGCACCCCCGGTTCCGCAACAAGAGGAGAGATTGTGCCCACTGTGCCCACGGCCGAAACGGCTGCCGACGCGGTGGACGTGACCGCGCTCCTGGAGCGCGGCCGGACCCTGGCCACACCGGTGCTCAAGGCGGCTGTCGGCCGGCTGGCACCGCCCATGGACACCGTCGCCGCCTACCACTTCGGCTGGATCGACGCCGAGGGCAACCCCGCGGACGGCGACGGCGGCAAGGCGGTGCGCCCCGCGCTCGCCGTGCTCTCCGCGCAGGCCGCCGGCGCGGCCCCCGAGGTGGGCGTCCCCGGCGCGGTCGCCGTCGAGCTGGTGCACAACTTCTCGCTGCTGCACGACGACCTGATGGACGGCGACGAACAGCGCCGCCACCGCGACACGGTCTGGAAGGTGCACGGCCCCGCCCAGGCGATCCTGGTCGGCGACGCCCTGTTCGCGCTGGCCAACGAGGTCCTGCTGGAGCTCGGCACCGTCGAGGCCGGCCGGGCCACCCGGCGTCTGACCACCGCCACCCGGGCCCTGATCGACGGCCAGGCCCAGGACATCTCCTACGAGCACCGCGACCGCGTCAGCGTCGAGGAGTGCCTGGAGATGGAGGGCAACAAGACGGGCGCCCTGCTCGCCTGTGCCTGTTCCATCGGCGCGGTCCTCGGCGGCGCCGACGACCTCACCGCCGACACGCTGGAGCGCTACGGCTACCACCTCGGCCTGGCCTTCCAGGCCGTCGACGACCTCCTCGGCATCTGGGGCGACCCGGAGGCCACCGGAAAGCAGACCTGGAGCGATCTGCGCCAGCGCAAGAAGTCCCTGCCGGTCGTGGCCGCGCTCGCGGCGAGCGGCCCCGCCTCCGAGCGGCTCGGCGAGCTGCTCGCCGAGGACGCCAAGGCCAGTGACTTCGAGAACTTCTCCGAGGAGGAGTTCGCCGTGCGCGCCGCGCTCATCGAGGAGGCGGGCGGCCGCGAGTGGACCGCCCAGGAGGCACGCCGCCAGCACGCGATCGCCATCGAGGCGCTGGACGCCGTACCGATGCCCGAGCAGGTACGCGCCCAGCTCGTGGCGCTGGCCGACTTCGTCGTCGTGCGGAAGAGATGATCGTTATCGGTCGAATAAACCTCGCGTAGTCGCCGGCCGGTGCCTTCCCCAAGCTTCGAACCTCGTTCGAGCGGGGGGATATCGATCCGAACGAACGCACCGGCCGACGGCGGACCCACAGCAGAGACACACCACTGCACGAAGGGGAAGCCATGACAGCGACGACCGACGGAAGCACCGGGGCCCTGCCGCCCCGCGCTGCCTCGGCCAGCGAAACCCGGTATCGGACCATTCCCGAGGCGGCCGGGACAGTCGAGACCCGAGACGCCGCCACGCGCGCCATGGAGCGCGCCACGGACTTCCTGCTCGCGCGGCAGGACGCCCAGGGCTGGTGGAAGGGCGACCTCGAGACGAACGTCACCATGGACGCCGAGGACCTGCTGCTCCGTCAGTTCCTGGGAATCCGCGACGAGGCGATCACCCGCGGCGCGGCGCTGTTCATCCGCGGCGAGCAGCGCGAGGACGGCACGTGGGCCTCGTTCTACGGCGGTCCGGGCGAGATCTCCACCACCATCGAGGCGTACGTCGCCCTGCGGCTGGCCGGGGACGCCCCGGACGACCCGCACATGGCGAAGGCGTCCGCGTGGATCCGCGAGCGCGGCGGGATCGCCGCGGCCCGTGTCTTCACCCGGATCTGGCTCGCCCTCTTCGGCTGGTGGAAGTGGGACGACCTGCCCGAACTCCCGCCGGAGCTCATCTACTTCCCGAAGTGGATGCCGCTGAACATCTACGACTTCGGGTGCTGGGCGCGGCAGACCATCGTGCCGCTCACCGTCGTCTCGGCGACGCGTCCGGTGCGCCCCGCGCCGTTCCCGCTGGACGAACTGCACACCGACGCGCGCAACCCCAACCCGGTCGGACCGCTCGCCCCCGTGACCAGTTGGGACGGCGCCTTCCAGCGTCTGGACAAGGCGCTGCACCAGTACCGCAGGGTCGCGCCGCGCGCCCTGCGCAGAGCGGCGATGAACACGGCCGGCCGCTGGATCATCGAGCGCCAGGAGAACGACGGCTGCTGGGGAGGCATCCAGCCGCCCGCCGTCTACTCGGTCATCGCGCTGCATCTGCTCGGCTACGACCTCGAACACCCGGTGATGCGCGCGGGGTTGGCCTCGCTGGACCGTTTCGCCGTGTGGCGCGACGACGGCGCGCGGATGATCGAGGCGTGTCAGTCGCCGGTGTGGGACACCTGCCTGGCCACCATCGCGCTGGCCGACGCGGGAGTGCCCGCCGACCACCCGCAGCTCGTCAAGGCCGTGGACTGGATGCTCGGGGAGGAGATCGTCCGGCCCGGCGACTGGTCGGTCAAGCGGCCCCAACTGCCGCCGGGCGGGTGGGCGTTCGAGTTCCACAACGACAACTACCCCGACATCGACGACACCGCGGAGGTCGTCCTCGCACTGCGCCGCGTCCGGCACCACGACCCGGACCGCGTCGAGAACGCCATCGGACGCGGGGTCCGCTGGAATCTCGGCATGCAGTCCAAGGACGGCGGCTGGGGCGCGTTCGACGTCGACAACACCAGTGCCTTTCCCAACCGGCTGCCGTTCTGCGACTTCGGGGAGGTGATCGACCCGCCCTCCGCGGACGTGACGGCGCACGTGGTGGAGATGCTGGCGGTCGAGGGGCTCACCCATGACCCGCGTACCCGCCGGGGCATCGAGTGGCTGCTCTCCCATCAGGAGCCGAACGGCTCCTGGTTCGGGCGCTGGGGCGTCAACTACGTCTACGGCACAGGGTCCGTGGTCCCGGCGCTCGCGGCGGCGGGACTGCCCGGCTCGCACCCGGCGATCCGCCGGGCGGTGGCCTGGCTGGAGTCCGTGCAGAACGAGGACGGAGGCTGGGGCGAGGACATGCGCTCCTACGACGACATCGCCGGATGGAGCGGACGCGGCGCCTCGACCGCCTCGCAGACCGGCTGGGCCCTGCTCGCCCTGCTCGCCGCGGGGGAGCACGACTCCAAGGCCGCCGAGCGCGGGGTGGTCTGGCTCGCGGAGACGCAGCTGCCCGACGGCACCTGGGACGAGCCGTACTTCACGGGGACCGGCTTCCCGTGGGACTTCTCGATCAACTACCACCTCTACCGCCACGTCTTCCCGCTCACCGCGCTCGGCCGCTACGTCCACGGAGAGCCCTTCTCCGCGGCCGAGGGGGGCTGATATGGACAGGACGCCCGCCCCGGCCCCGCTTCTGATCGCCTGCGCGCTCGGCATCGAGCACCTCGCCCTGCGCAGTGGCGACCGGAGCGGCGCTGGCGGGCCGGTCACCGTGCTGCGTACCGGCATGGGACCCAGGGCCGCCGACCGGTCGGTCACCCGGGTGCTGGCCGACCCGGCGCTGGCCACGGCGTCCGTGCTCGCCACCGGCTTCTGCGCGGGGCTCGCCCCGGGCATGCACCCCGGTGACCTGGTCGTCGCCGAGGAGACCCGCGACCCGGGCGGCACCACACCGTGTGTGGGCACCGATCTGCTGGTCAAGGAACTCGCCCGCACCGTGCCGGGCCGCACCGTCCACACGGGGCCGCTCACCGGCTCCGATCACGTGGTCCGCGGTCACGAGCGCTCCGGTCTGCTCGCGACCGGAGCCATCGCCGTCGACATGGAGTCGGCGGCCACATTGCTCGGCGCGGTCCGCTCGGGAACCCGTCCCGTTGCGGCCGTCCGGGTGGTCGTGGATGCTCCAGAACATGAACTCGTCCGAATCGGCACGTTTCGCGGTGGAATATCAGCCTTCCGCGTTCTTCGTTCCGTTCTTCCCGCTTTTTTCGAATGGCACCGTTCTTTGTCGCTCCCTCGGAGGTGAGCCGTATGGCCATGCCGCTTCGGCAGTCCATGAAGGTCGCTGCATACCTGTTTGAACAGAAGCTAAGGAAGCGGGACAAGTTCGCCCTGCTCGTCGAGCTGGAACCGCTCTTCGCCTGCAACCTCGCGTGCGAGGGCTGCGGCAAGATCCAGCACCCCGCCGGTGTGCTCAAGCAGCGCATGCCGGTCGCCCAGGCGGTGGGCGCGGTCCTCGAATCCGGTGCGCCGATGGTGTCCATCGCCGGCGGTGAGCCGCTGATGCACCCTCAGATCGACGAGATCGTGCGGCAGTTGGTGGCGAAGAAGAAGTTCGTCTTCCTCTGCACCAACGCGATGCTGCTGCGCAAGAAGATGGACAAGTTCAAGCCCTCGCCGTACTTCGCCTGGGCCGTCCACATCGACGGGCTGCGCGAACGGCACGACGAGTCCGTCGCGAAGGAAGGTGTCTTCGACGAGGCGGTCGCGGCCATCAAGGAGGCCAAGCGCCGCGGCTTCCGCGTCACCACGAACTCGACCTTCTTCAACACCGACACCCCGCAGACCATCATCGAGGTGCTGAACTACCTCAACGACGACCTGAAGGTCGACGAGATGATGCTCTCGCCCGCCTACGCCTACGAGAAGGCCCCCGACCAGGAGCACTTCCTCGGCGTCCAGCAGACCCGGGAACTGTTCAAGAAGGCCTTCGCGGGCGGCAACCGGCGCCGCTGGAGGCTCAACCAGAGCCCGCTCTTCCTGGACTTCCTGGAGGGCAAGGTCGACTTCCCGTGCACCGCGTGGGCGATCCCGAGCTACTCGCTCTTCGGCTGGCAGAAGCCCTGCTACCTGATGAGCGACGGCTACGTGCAGACGTACAAGCAGCTCCTGGAGGAGACCGACTGGGACTCCTACGGCCGCGGCAAGGACGACCGGTGCGCCAACTGCATGGCGCACTGCGGCTACGAGCCGACGGCGGTCCTGGCCACCATGGGCTCCCTCAAGGAATCCATCCGGGCCGCCCGCGAGACCTTCACGGAAAGCCGCGGGTGACGTCATGACCGCCGTTTCCCTGGGCCTCCCAGAGGTACCGCTCCGGCCGATCGCGGAGCGCCGTGTGTCGCGGCGGATCCAGGTCGGACCGGTGGCGGTCGGCGGCGGGGCGCCCGTGTCCGTCCAGTCGATGACCACGACCCGTACGTCGGACATCGGCGCCACACTCCAGCAGATCGCCGAACTGACCGCGTCCGGCTGCCAGATCGTCCGTGTCGCCTGCCCCACGCAGGACGACGCGGACGCGCTCGCGACCATCGCCGAGAAGTCGCAGATCCCGGTGATCGCGGACATCCACTTCCAGCCGAAGTACGTGTTCGCGGCGATCGACGCGGGCTGCGCGGCGGTACGCGTGAACCCCGGCAACATCAAACAGTTCGACGACAAGGTGAAGGAGATCGCGCGGGCCGCGAGGGACGCGGGGATCCCGATCCGTATCGGGGTGAACGCGGGCTCGCTCGACAGGCGGCTGCTGGAGAAATACGGCAAGGCGACGCCCGAGGCGCTCGTCGAGTCGGCGCTGTGGGAGGCGTCGCTCTTCGAGGAGCACGGGTTCCGGGACATCAAGATCTCGGTGAAGCACAACGACCCGGTGGTCATGGTCAACGCCTACCGGCAGCTGGCCGCCCAGTGCGACTACCCGCTGCACCTCGGGGTGACCGAGGCGGGTCCGGCGTTCCAGGGGACCATCAAGTCGGCCGTGGCGTTCGGGGCGCTGCTCAGTGAGGGCATCGGGGACACCATCAGGGTCTCCCTGAGCGCGCCGCCCGCCGAGGAGTGCAAGGTCGGCATCCAGATCCTGGAGTCGCTCGGACTGCGGCAGCGACGGCTGGAGATCGTCTCCTGCCCGTCCTGCGGGCGGGCCCAGGTCGATGTGTACAAGCTGGCCGACGAGGTCACGGCCGGCCTGGAGGGCATGGAGGTCCCGTTGCGCGTCGCCGTCATGGGCTGCGTCGTCAACGGTCCCGGCGAGGCACGGGAGGCGGACCTGGGGGTCGCCTCCGGCAATGGCAAGGGGCAGATCTTCGTCAAGGGCGAGGTCATCAAGACCGTCCCCGAGTCGAAGATCGTCGAGACGCTCATCGATGAGGCGATGAAGATCGCCGAGCAGATGGAGAACGACGGCGTCGCGTCCGGGGAACCGGCCGTCACCGTGAGCTGATCAGCACGGACCGAGAGGGGGCCCGACGTGACGATTCTGGAGAACATCCGGGGACCACGCGACCTGAAGGCGCTGTCCGAGGCGGAAATCGGTGAACTGGCCGAAGAGGTGAGGGAGTTCCTGGTGCACGCGGTCGCCAGGACCGGCGGTCACCTCGGACCCAACCTGGGAGTGGTGGAGCTGTCCATCGCCCTCCACCGGGTCTTCGAGTCGCCCTTCGACCGCATCCTGTGGGACACCGGCCATCAGAGCTACGTACACAAACTGCTGACAGGGCGTCAGGACTTCTCCAAGCTGCGCGGCAAGGGCGGCCTCTCCGGCTATCCCTCCCGCGAGGAGTCCGAGCACGACGTCATCGAGAACAGCCACGCCTCGACGGCGCTCGGCTGGGCCGACGGGCTCGCCAAGGCCCGCCAGGTGCAAGGCGAGAAGGGCCACGTCGTCGCGGTCATCGGCGACGGCGCCCTGACCGGGGGCATGGCGTGGGAGGCGCTGAACAACATCGCCGCGGCCAAGGACCGGCCCCTGATCATCGTCGTCAACGACAATGAACGCTCGTACGCCCCCACCATCGGCGGCCTCGCCAACCACCTCGCGACCCTGCGGACCACCGACAGCTACGAGCGGGTCCTCGCCTGGGGCAAGGACGTCCTGCTGCGCACCCCCCTCGTCGGCAACACGATCTACGAGTCGCTGCACGGCGCGAAGAAGGGCTTCAAGGACGCGTTCGCGCCGCAGGGCATGTTCGAGGACCTCGGGCTCAAGTACGTCGGTCCCATCGACGGTCACGACGTGGGAGCCGTGGAGTCCGCGTTGCGCCGGGCGAAACGCTTCCACGGGCCCGTGCTCGTCCACTGCCTGACGGAGAAGGGGCGCGGCTACGAACCCGCGCTCGCGCACGAGGAGGACCACTTCCACACGGTCGGCGTGATGGACCCGCTCACCTGCGAGCCCCTCGCACCGTCCAACGGCCCTTCCTGGACCTCCGTGTTCGGCGACGAGATCGTCAGGATCGGCGAGGAGCGGGCGGACGTCGTGGCCATCACGGCGGCCATGCTGCATCCGGTCGGGCTCGGGAAGTTCGCCGAGCGGTTCCCCGACCGGGTGTGGGACGTCGGCATCGCCGAGCAGCATGCCACGGTGTCCGCGGCCGGACTCGCGACCGGCGGTCTGCATCCCGTCGTCGCCGTGTACGCGACCTTCCTCAACCGGGCCTTCGACCAGCTCCTCATGGACGTCGCGCTGCACCGCTGCGGTGTGACCTTCGTCCTCGACCGGGCCGGGGTCACCGGTGTCGACGGCGCCTCGCACAACGGCATGTGGGACATGTCGATCCTCCAGGTCGTGCCCGGCCTCAGGATCGCCGCTCCGCGCGACGCCGACCAGTTGAGGGCCCAGCTCCGGGAGGCGGTCGCCGTGGACGACGCGCCGACCCTGATCCGCTTCCCGAAGGAGTCCGTCGGTCCGGTGATCCCCGCGGTGGACCATGTGGGCGGGCTCGACGTCCTGCACCGGGGCGAGCGCCCGGAGGTCCTGCTCGTCGCGGTCGGCGTCATGGCCCAGGTCTGCCTCCAGACCGCCGACCTGCTTCAGGCCCGCGGCATCGGCTGCACGGTCGTCGACCCGCGCTGGGTCAAGCCCGTCGACCCGGCGCTGCCCCACCTCGCCGCCGAACACCGGCTCGTCGCCGTCGTCGAGGACAACAGCAGGGCCTCGGGTGTCGGCGCCGCCGTCTCGCTGGCCCTCGGGGACGCCGAAGTCGACGTGCCCGTAAGACGGTTCGGCATCCCCGAGCAGTTCCTCGCGCACGCCAAGCGGTCCGAGGTGCTCGCCGACATCGGGCTCACGCCCGTGGAGATCGCCGGACGGATCAGCGCCGGGCTGGCCATCAGGGACGAGCGGGCCAAGGCCGCGTACGAGCCGATCGAGGCCGCCGACCGGCCGGCCGAGAAAGCGTCGTCCAAGGAGAAACAGGAATGACCGACCCTGCCCAGAAGGGGGAGTTCGACCTCGGCGCGCTCCTCGCCGAGCGCGGAGCCGAGCGCTACGAACTGCA includes:
- the hpnC gene encoding squalene synthase HpnC, with amino-acid sequence MTQAGTARTGDPERGTLDKAADENFPVAPFFLPRAWRDDLMAVYGFARLVDDIGDGDLAPGGADARLLGVPAADADDRLVLLDALEADLHRVFDSTPSHPLLRRLRPTVHRAGLTPEPFLGLIAANRQDQLVKRYETYDDLLAYCELSANPVGRLVLSVTGTSTPERIRRSDAVCTALQIVEHLQDVAEDLGRDRVYLPAEDMKRFHVVEADLAVPTAGASVRALVAYEAERALNLLNEGTPLVGSVHGRLKLLLAGFVAGGKAAIGAIAAAEYDVLPGPPKPGKLQLLREVGVTLRGEG
- the hpnD gene encoding presqualene diphosphate synthase HpnD, with protein sequence MIRTVESEQRVSAPVLAAYSYCEAVTGQQARNFAYGIRLLPTSKRRAMSALYAFSRRVDDIGDGTLAPDVKASRLEETRALLARVRAGDVAEDDTDPVAVALSHTAGYFPVPLGGLDELIDGVLMDVRGETYETWDDLKVYCRCVAGAIGRLSLGVFGTEPGARGAERAPEYADTLGLALQLTNILRDVREDAEGGRTYLPADDLAKFGCSAGFAGPTPPPGSDFAGLVHFEVRRARALFAEGYRLLPMLDRRSGACVAAMAGIYRRLLDRIEREPEAVLRGRVSLPGREKAYVAVRGLSGLDARHVSRRTVRRRV
- a CDS encoding DUF6380 family protein yields the protein MGTRGRGDAAGEKRQATLRSRVASLTATACRGAFDDPGAVAGEGAS
- the hpnE gene encoding hydroxysqualene dehydroxylase HpnE, producing the protein MSEVESTDDSGRTTAVVIGGGLAGITAALALADAGLRVTLLEGRPRLGGLAFSFQRGELTVDNGQHVFLRCCTAYRWFLDRVDGTALAPLQDRLDVPVLDAEAPPGRRLGRIGRSALPVPLHLARSLATYQHLSLAERAKVGRAALALKGLDLKDPALDAQNFGDWLAGHGQSRRAVEALWDLVGVATLNAVAQDSSLGLAAMVFKTGLLSDPGAADIGWARVPLGELHDTLARKALDSAGVRTEIRTRVTSVSPYENGRWSVQVPGERIDADTVVLAVPQREAHELLPEGALDAPERLLDIGTAPILNVHVVYDRKVLTAPFFAALGSPVQWVFDRTEASGLREGQYLALSQSAAQDEIDEPVAVLRERYLPELERLLPGARGAGVKDFFVTRERTATFAPAPGVGLLRPGARTKAPGLYLAGAWTATGWPATMESAVRSGVGAAEAALGALGRPRDHLLGLFEEAA
- a CDS encoding polyprenyl synthetase family protein; this translates as MTLDRSMAGPRTPGSATRGEIVPTVPTAETAADAVDVTALLERGRTLATPVLKAAVGRLAPPMDTVAAYHFGWIDAEGNPADGDGGKAVRPALAVLSAQAAGAAPEVGVPGAVAVELVHNFSLLHDDLMDGDEQRRHRDTVWKVHGPAQAILVGDALFALANEVLLELGTVEAGRATRRLTTATRALIDGQAQDISYEHRDRVSVEECLEMEGNKTGALLACACSIGAVLGGADDLTADTLERYGYHLGLAFQAVDDLLGIWGDPEATGKQTWSDLRQRKKSLPVVAALAASGPASERLGELLAEDAKASDFENFSEEEFAVRAALIEEAGGREWTAQEARRQHAIAIEALDAVPMPEQVRAQLVALADFVVVRKR
- the shc gene encoding squalene--hopene cyclase encodes the protein MTATTDGSTGALPPRAASASETRYRTIPEAAGTVETRDAATRAMERATDFLLARQDAQGWWKGDLETNVTMDAEDLLLRQFLGIRDEAITRGAALFIRGEQREDGTWASFYGGPGEISTTIEAYVALRLAGDAPDDPHMAKASAWIRERGGIAAARVFTRIWLALFGWWKWDDLPELPPELIYFPKWMPLNIYDFGCWARQTIVPLTVVSATRPVRPAPFPLDELHTDARNPNPVGPLAPVTSWDGAFQRLDKALHQYRRVAPRALRRAAMNTAGRWIIERQENDGCWGGIQPPAVYSVIALHLLGYDLEHPVMRAGLASLDRFAVWRDDGARMIEACQSPVWDTCLATIALADAGVPADHPQLVKAVDWMLGEEIVRPGDWSVKRPQLPPGGWAFEFHNDNYPDIDDTAEVVLALRRVRHHDPDRVENAIGRGVRWNLGMQSKDGGWGAFDVDNTSAFPNRLPFCDFGEVIDPPSADVTAHVVEMLAVEGLTHDPRTRRGIEWLLSHQEPNGSWFGRWGVNYVYGTGSVVPALAAAGLPGSHPAIRRAVAWLESVQNEDGGWGEDMRSYDDIAGWSGRGASTASQTGWALLALLAAGEHDSKAAERGVVWLAETQLPDGTWDEPYFTGTGFPWDFSINYHLYRHVFPLTALGRYVHGEPFSAAEGG
- a CDS encoding phosphorylase family protein yields the protein MDRTPAPAPLLIACALGIEHLALRSGDRSGAGGPVTVLRTGMGPRAADRSVTRVLADPALATASVLATGFCAGLAPGMHPGDLVVAEETRDPGGTTPCVGTDLLVKELARTVPGRTVHTGPLTGSDHVVRGHERSGLLATGAIAVDMESAATLLGAVRSGTRPVAAVRVVVDAPEHELVRIGTFRGGISAFRVLRSVLPAFFEWHRSLSLPRR
- the hpnH gene encoding adenosyl-hopene transferase HpnH codes for the protein MAMPLRQSMKVAAYLFEQKLRKRDKFALLVELEPLFACNLACEGCGKIQHPAGVLKQRMPVAQAVGAVLESGAPMVSIAGGEPLMHPQIDEIVRQLVAKKKFVFLCTNAMLLRKKMDKFKPSPYFAWAVHIDGLRERHDESVAKEGVFDEAVAAIKEAKRRGFRVTTNSTFFNTDTPQTIIEVLNYLNDDLKVDEMMLSPAYAYEKAPDQEHFLGVQQTRELFKKAFAGGNRRRWRLNQSPLFLDFLEGKVDFPCTAWAIPSYSLFGWQKPCYLMSDGYVQTYKQLLEETDWDSYGRGKDDRCANCMAHCGYEPTAVLATMGSLKESIRAARETFTESRG
- the ispG gene encoding flavodoxin-dependent (E)-4-hydroxy-3-methylbut-2-enyl-diphosphate synthase, translating into MTAVSLGLPEVPLRPIAERRVSRRIQVGPVAVGGGAPVSVQSMTTTRTSDIGATLQQIAELTASGCQIVRVACPTQDDADALATIAEKSQIPVIADIHFQPKYVFAAIDAGCAAVRVNPGNIKQFDDKVKEIARAARDAGIPIRIGVNAGSLDRRLLEKYGKATPEALVESALWEASLFEEHGFRDIKISVKHNDPVVMVNAYRQLAAQCDYPLHLGVTEAGPAFQGTIKSAVAFGALLSEGIGDTIRVSLSAPPAEECKVGIQILESLGLRQRRLEIVSCPSCGRAQVDVYKLADEVTAGLEGMEVPLRVAVMGCVVNGPGEAREADLGVASGNGKGQIFVKGEVIKTVPESKIVETLIDEAMKIAEQMENDGVASGEPAVTVS